The DNA window CGTCCTCGACACCGTGGCCGAGGATGCGGCATCCGCAGTGCCCGCACACCGGTGCCATTGCGTGCGCGGCGCATTCGAAGCTGTCGAAGATGCCCCGACGGTCGCCCATCACCACGGTGAACGCCTTGTCGTATTCGTTGCCACATGTCTCACACGTCGCCATCGTTCGCCTCCTCGTCGAGTGCGGCCCGTACCGGGGCCGGATTCGCTGCACGACTACCCGCAATCGCGGGACCGTACACGCGGTGCCGGGAGGGCCGGAAACGACGATGTCCCCGCCGGGACTGGCCGCGGCGGGGACATCGGAACGTTAGGGCCAGGCACACGTCGGGGGGTGCGCCTGGCTTCCACCAATCTAAGAGAACGGCGGCAGTGGGGAAAGTTCCCCAAGGGTGAATTCGGGGGTGAAGTGTGGATGCGGAGGTTACACCCCGCTTGCGAGCATCGCTCGGGGCCGGGACGCGGGCGCGGTTGCGCGCCGCAGCCTGCCGCTAGACTCGTCCGCACGGATCGAACACATGTGCTGTTCCGTCCGCGACGAGTGGCTGAGGAAGGAAGTTGGAGCGAACCGGCGTGAGCGACGATGGACGACTTCTCGACGCCTGGTTCGGCGAATTCCTGGTGCACCGCAGCACCGCCAAACCGTCTCCCCACACCCTCAAGGCGTACCGGCAGGACTTTGCGGGGATCTGCGAGCACCTGTCCGCGCAGACCGGGGTGCCGGCGCAACAGCTCACCGTGGACGTGATCACCAAGCAGGCGATGCAGCAGGCGTTCGCGTCGTTCGCGGCCACCCACGAGGTGGCGTCGATCCGGCGTTGTTGGTCCACCTGGAACACCCTGTGCGACTTCCTGTTCTCGCTCGACGCGATCGTCGCGAACCCGATGTCGGCCGTGCTGCGACCCAAGGCCGCCAAGCGCATCCCCAAGGCGCTGCCCGCGGACGCCGTGGCGCGGCTGATCGCGACCCTGCAGGAGGACGACCGGGACGGTGTCCGGCCGTGGGGCGAACGGGACTTCGCGATCATCCTCACGGCGTTGCTCACCGGGATGCGGTCGTCGGAGCTGATCGCCGTGAACATCGGTGACGTGCGGGGTGTCTCCGAGGCGGGCACCGACGCGGTGCGGGTGATCCTCGTGCGCGGCAAGGGCAGCAAGGAACGTGTCGCGACCGCGGAGCCGGCACTGGTGGCCACCCTGACGGGATACCTGGAGTCGCGCGCCGCGCGCTTTCCCGACTCGACCAAACGCCGGGTGCCTACGGATGCGGCCGTGTGGCAGCGATTCCGCGGTAGCGATCCCCTGTTCGTCGGCGCCGACGGGGCGCGCATCACCCGCGGGACACTGCAGTACCGCGTGCTGCGGGCCTACCGGCGCGCCGGGATCAACGGTGAACGCGCCAAAGGTGCCCTGACCCATCAGTTCCGGCACACGTTCGCCACCAACATGGCCGACGAGAACGTCAGCATCTTCACCCTCATGCGGATGCTGGGGCACGAGTCGATGAACACCACGCAGGTCTACACGGAGGGCGCCGGGACCGGCGTGCGGGAGGCGGCGGCCCGTAACCCGCTCTACCGCCTTCTCGACGGCGTCTGACGTTTCGCGAAGTTCATCGGCAGTTCTACCGATTCGGGTCCGCGATCGCGTTCTGCCTGGAAGACTGGGCCACGCGAGAAACCCACGCGTCGGTATTCGGCCGTGCACGCCGCGTCCCGCCCGCGGTGCATCACTCTCGCTCAGCGAGACCACCCTGCGACGAGCCCCTACTTCGACGCGAGGTCGTGACCAGGGGTTATGCCCGTTTCCGCAGGTCGTCTTGGTGACCTGCGTCATGCCCCGGTCCCACTGAGTGCGCACGCCGGATGGGCCGGGGACGTGAGTTGCCACACTGTGACCAACGGAACAGGACTGTGGCCCACCTCTAGCCTCGTTCGCCCGTGGACGCGATGACCTCGCGATTCTTCGCTCTTCCCGCAGCACCGCCCGTATTCCCGGGCCGTTCGAGAGTCTGGACAACTACTTCAGTGACAGCTACTGCAGACACCCGCGCCGACGGCGCGCCACCGGCGCGTGGCCGGTTCAACCGGAAGCGCCCCGCCTGGGTGATCATCGGCGTCCTCATGCTGGTCGAGATCATCAGCGCGTTCGAGACGTCGATGGTGTACGCCGCCATCCCCACGTTCATCAAGGAGTTCAACAGCGACGCCGCGACGGTCGGCTGGGCCGTGACGGCCTTCCTGCTGGTCGCGGCGGCGTCCGCCGCGGTGTGCGGCCGCCTCGGTGACATGTACGGCCGCGAGCGCGTCCTCGTGGTCCTGCTGGCCGCGGCCGCCATCGGCTCGGTCATCAGCGCGATCGGCGACAGCATCGGCAGCATCATCGTCGGGCGCGCCATCCAGGGCGTCGCCGGCGCGATCCTCCCGCTGTGCATCGGCCTGGCACGCGAGCACCTGCCGGCGATCAAGGTGCCGGTCGCGATCGCGGTCATCTCCGGTTCGGCGGTCGCCGCCGGTTCCGCGTCGCTCCTGGTCGCCGGTTACATGCTCGACCACGCCAGCTGGCACATGATTTTCGTCGTCGCGGCCGTCTACGCGGTGATGGCGCTGCTGCTGGTGCTGTTCGTCCTGCCGTGGCGTCCCCCGGTGGGCACCACGCAACGCGTGGACTACCTCGGCACCGTCGCGTTCGCGCCGGCCATCGCCGCGGTCCTGCTGGGCATCAACAAGTCCGGCGCGTGGGGGTGGACGGACGCCAAGACCCTGGGTCTCATCATCGGCGGTATCGCGGTGCTGGCGCTCTGGGTGCTGTGGGAACTGCGGGTGACGGACCCGATCGTCAACGTGCGCCTGTTCACCGACCGCAAGGTCGCGCTCACGATGCTGGCCACCCTGGCGATCTCCGTCGGCCCGCTGGGCATCAGCACCATGATCATCCCGCTGATCCTGCAGTCGCCCACGTCGGCGCCGTTCGGTCTGGGCATCTCCCCCACCAACGCCGGCTGGCTGTCGTTCATCGGATCGATGTTCGGCTTCGTCTGCACCCCGCTCAGCGGTCGCATCTCGCGGGCCGTCGGGTCCCGCTCGGCGATGCTGCTCGGCACCACGCTGTTCACGATCAGCTCCGCGATGCTCATCATCTTCCACGACTCGGTCGCCGGCATGGTCGCGATGATCATCACGGTGTCGGTGGGCACCGCGTTCGCGTACACCGCGATGCCGAACCTCATCGTCGAGGCGGTGCCGGAGTCCAATACCAGCGAGGCGACGGGCACCAACTCGGTGCTGCGCACCGGCGGTCAGGGCATCGGTACCTCGATCGCGACGATGCTGCTCGCGTCCTCGGCGACGGCGGCCGGCAGCGCCGCCCCCACGGTCAGCGGTCTCAACACCGTCGCGACCATGATGGTGGTGCTCGGTCTGGTGACGATCGGCTTCACGCTGTTGATTCGCCGCGGCAGCGTCTTCAAGGACGCCTGACGCGCGCCGTGTGACGTCGGCCCGATGGGCGGCGGGAGGGCCTCTCCCGCCGCCCATCGGCGTATCCAGGGGCCGGTCGAGTTGGCAGGACGCGTGACCGAGCGGCGGCTACCGTGACAAGGGTCAGCACGTTTCGTCGACCCCCGAAGGAGCGCGCCATGAGCACCCCCTCGCCAGAGCCGCATCGTCACCGTGTCGTGGTCATCGGATCGGGATTCGGAGGCCTCTTCGCCACCCAGGCCCTCAAACGCGCCCCCGTCGACGTCACCCTCGTCGCCCGGACGACGCACCACCTCTTCCAGCCGCTGCTGTACCAGGTGGCCACCGGCATCCTGTCCGTCGGCGACATCGCGCCGGCCACCCGGATGGTGCTGCGGAAACAGAAGAACGTGGAGGTGCTGCTCGGCGACGTCGAGGCGATCGACCTCGCGGCCGGCAAGGTCACCTCGCGTCTCCTCGAGCGCGAGACCGTGACCGAGTTCGATTCCCTCATCGTCGCGGCCGGAGCCGGGCAGTCCTACTTCGGCAACGACCATTTCGCCGAGTTCGCGCCCGGCATGAAGACCATCGACGACGCCCTCGAGCTACGCGGGCGGATCCTCGGCGCGTTCGAGCAGGCCGAGCTGTCCGACGACCCCGAGGAACGACGCCGTCTCCTCACCTTCGTCGTGGTCGGCGCCGGACCCACCGGCGTGGAGTTGGCCGGCCAGATCGCCGAGCTGGCGCACCGCACGCTGGCCGGGGCGTTCCGGCGCATCGACCCGCGCGAGTCCCGCGTGATCCTCCTCGACGGTGCCCCCGCGGTGCTGCCGGTGTACGGGGGCAAGCTCAGCCGCAAGGCCGCCGAGCGTCTCGAGAAACTCGGCGTCGAGATCCAGCTCAACGCGATGGTGACCGATGTCGACGTGGACGGGCTCGTGGTCCGGCACAAGGACGGTTCCGAGACTCGCATCGAGTCCCAGTGCAAGGTGTGGTCGGCGGGCGTGCAGGCCAGCCCGCTGGGCCGCCAGTTGGGCGAGCAGTCCGGGGCCGAGGTGGACCGCGCGGGCCGGGTGCACGTGAACCCGGATCTCACCCTGCCCGGTTATCCGAACGTCTTCGTCATCGGCGACATGATGTCCCTCGACAAGTTGCCCGGCCTCGCCCAGGTCGCGATGCAGGGCGGCAAGTACGCCGCGAAGCAGATCAAGGCGAGTCTCGACGGCGCTTCGCCCGGCGACCGGCCGCCGTTCAAGTACTTCGACAAGGGCTCGATGGCGACGATCTCCCGGTACAGCGCGGTCGCCAAGGTCGGCAAACTCGAGATCACCGGCTTCATCGGCTGGGTCATGTGGTTGGTGATCCACCTGATGTACCTGATCGGTTTCCGCAGCCGGCTGTCGACGGTGATCTCGTGGACCGTCTCGTTCATCGGCCGCGGACGCGCGCAGATGGCGTCGACCGAACAGCAGGTGTTCGCGCGCAACGCGATCGACGAGCTGCAGGAGCAGAGTCGATCGCGTCACGCCGACCGATCACGCGAGGCCGGCTGACCGGCCCCGCGTCACTTGTTGCCGAGCGACGACGTCTCGGTGATGTTCTGCAGGCGCACCTGTCCGCGCGCGACGAGGCGCTCCTGCTCGTCGGTGACGGTGACGAGCCAGAGCTGCTGCGAGCGACCCCGGTGCACCGGGGTCGCTTCGGCGAAGAGGACCCCGTCCCGGGCGGCACGGAGGAAATCGGTGTTGTTGTTCACGCCGACGACGTGACCGCGGTCCCCCAGCCAGAGGCTCGCGGCGATGCTGGCGACGGACTCGATCACCGCGCAGTGCACGCCGCCGTGCATGATCCCCCACGGCTGGTACAGCGCGGGGGTGACCTTCCACTGGGCGCGGACGCGGTCGGCGGTCAGTTCGGTGAACTCCAGGCCCAACGCCTCCCCGAAACCCTTGTTGAGGAACGCGTTGACCTCGGCCGGATCTGCTCCGTCCGCCAGTCCCAGTGCGCGCTCTGCGTCGCTCGCCATGCTCAGCTCCCTCGTCCCCGGCGGCCGCAGTGCGGCACCCCTGCCGCCCGGCCACCGATCGAATATGTCTCCCGTCATCGTGATCCACAGCGCCCCGGCGGCCGCAACCGGCCCCTTCGAGGCACGAACCGCTCATGTCATGCCGATGAGTTTCCGGGCGTTGCGCCGTCCATACCTCTGGCTGCAGCTGACGACGACGGAAGGGTTCTGCGATGAGGAGCACGAGTGGGTGATTCCGGTGCGGTACTTTTTTCTCGATCGCGTGGCTGGTCGTAGTGCTGTTCCAACCATGAGGGCCATGATGAGTGCGAGGCGGGACAACATTGGTGACGGTAGGTGTCGATCCGACCGCACTGGTAGGTAGAGACCGCGAACTTGCCGAGCTCACAGACTTCGTCGGTAGGGCGGCGACGGATGGCGCGGCCGTCCTACTCACCGGAGATCCGGGTGTGGGGAAGACCGCGCTCCTGGACGCAACCGCCGACCTTGCGCGTACGACGTCGATGCGGGTCATCCGGGGCCGCGGCGTCGAGTACGAAACGGACATCAGCTTCGCGGGTCTCCACGAGCTCGTGGCCCCACTCTCTCGTGAGATCGACGGTTTGCCCTCTGCCGTGAGGGAAGTCCTCGAGGTCGCGCTCGGTCTCGGCATCGGCCCCGCGCCCGACCGGCTCGCTGTACTGAACGCGGCGCTGGTGCTGTTCAGCGAGGCCGCGAAGGAACAACCCCTCCTCGTCGTCGTCGACGACCTCCACAGTCTCGACGACGCGAGCCGATCCACGTTGGCATTCGTCGCCAGGAGGCTCGCGGGCCGCCGAATCGGTCTTCTCGCAGCCTGGCGCCCCGAGACCGACGGCTCGTTCCGGCCGACCGGCCTCACCGAGCTCGTGGTCGCGCCTCTCGACGACACGGACGCACTGCGATTGCTCTCCACAAGGTTCGTTCATCTCCCTGTTCGAATACTGCAGACGGTGGCACGGGAGGCCCAAGGGAACCCACTCGCCCTGCTCGAGTTCGCCGGCGCCAGCAGCGTGTCCGGGCCCGCGGACCTCCATGGCACGGGTTGGACGAGCGGGCAGGGACGAGATGTCCGCGCTCTGTATGCGGCCCGCGTGGAGCGACTGCCGCAGAGAACCCGCGACCTGCTCCTGCTCGCGGCTCTCGAGGGCTCCGGCGACCTCGTTCTCCTCACCGCGGCCGGTGGTCCCGGCACACTGGACGGGCTGGCTCCGGCGGAACGTGACCACCTTCTCGAGGTCGCCGAAAATGCTCGCACCGTTCGCTTTCGGCACCCGCTGGTCAGGTCCGCCGTGGTCGACGGCGCAACCGGCGAGCAGCGGCGCAGCGCGCACCACCGCCTGGCCGATGCGCTGATCGACCACCCCGAACGCCGCGGTGACCACCTCGCGCGAGCCACGACGGTGCCCGACGAGGCGGTGGCCTCGGTCGTCGAGACTGCGGCGCAGAGCAGTCTGCGGCGCGGTGACGCCGCCGGCGCCGTCGCTCGTCTGCGGCGAGCCGCCCAACTGAGCCCCGACTCGGGGAACCGAACACGCCGCTTCTCCCGAGCGGCGTACATCGCCGCATGGGTGGCCGGCCATCTGGACACCTCGCACGAGATCATGCGCGAGATGCACGAGGATCCGCCGAAGGCACTGGCGACGTCCGCCGCGGCCGCCTTTCTGGTGCTCGTCACGGAGGGCGATGCAGATACCGCCCACGCGTTGTTGCTGAAGCTGGTCGAGGAACGCGTGGACCCGTCCGAACTGCCGCGTGGCGAGCTCGAGACTGCGCTCTTCACGCTGACCCTCGCCAGCCACTACTCGGGACGCGACGAGCATTGGCGGCCCCTGATCGACGTCGTCGGCCCGCTTCCCGAAGACTCGCCCGCGGCAGCGGTGTCCGTGGGGCGCATCCACTACGCCCCAGGGTCCGTCACCGACGACATGCTCCGTCGACTGGACGACGAGATCGCCCACCTGAAAGACCAGGCCGACGCCGACCTCATCATTCGCACTGCCCTGGCCGCTTCGTACCTCGACCGGCTCTCGGGCTGCCGCGAGGCTGTTTCTCGCGTCGTCCGCGATGACGGCGCGATGGGAGCGAGCATGCCCGGGCTCATGTTCGTCGCTCTGGACGACCTGCACAGCGGCCGATGGCAGTCATCGGCCGACGCTGCAGCCGAGCTCGTCGCGTTGTGTGAAAAGACCGGTTACCACCTGTTCGGTCAGGTCGGCCGGTACGTCGCGGCGATGGTCGAGGCCCAACGCGGCGACCTCGATGCGTGCCGTGCCCACTGTCAGGACATCTGGAGCTGGTCGGCGCCCAGGAGGCTGCGGCGGTTGGAGAATTGCGCTCACCAGGCTGCTGCCCGCGCGGCGATCGGCGCTACCGACTTCGACACGGCCTTCCGGCACGCCACGGCGATCTGCCCACCCGGCGCGTTGCCGAGCTTCAACCCCGAAGCACTGTGGACTGCAACGGATCTGGTCGAGTCGGCGCTACGGACGGGCCGCGCCGTGGAGGCGCGACGGCACGCCGAGGCGCTGTGCGCGACGGGTGTCGAGCGCGTGTCACCACGATGGGCGCTGAGCGCGGCGGCGGCCACCGCAATGACGTCGGAGCCCGACGACATGGTCCGACGGTTCGAGGAGGCGCTCGCACTGCCCGGCATCGAACGCTGGCCCTTCGAGGTCGGCCGCGCGCATCTGGCGTACGGCGAGGAATTGCGCAGACGAGGACGTACCCGTGAGGCGCGAGTGCAGCTGAGCGCTGCGTGTGCCCGATTCGAGCGGGTCGGGGCCCGGCCCTGGGAGGCCCGGGCGAAGGCAGAGCTCCGCGCAACGGGGATGGCGCGCGCTCCCCGCGGCGATGCCGGCACAAGGCTCACGCCTCAGGAGCTGGAGGTCGCCAGGCTCGCAGCGACGGGGCTGTCGAATCCGCAGATCGCCTCGCGGCTCTTCCTGTCGCCGCGGACCGTCTCGTCACATCTCTATCGGTTGTTTCCGAAGCTGGGGATCACCTCCCGCGGCGCGCTCCGAGACGCTCTCGACGCCCTGCCTCCCGACGCGCCGACCACTCGGTAAGCGGGATCCGCGGGCCGGGCGCACCTGCTACGGAAGACCGGACTCGAGTAGACGCGGCCACGAAATGGCAGTCGATTGACGGAAGCTGCCACGTCCACGTTGAGCGACGCTGGTGGAGCCAACAAATCACCCCGGCCCGGAAGCCCGTAGACGAATGCGAGTACGAACATGACTGCCACGCCCGACGGGTACGTGACCGTGATCTGGGAAGCGCACGCGAAAGCCGGTCGAGAGGCCGACCTGAAGGCCTTCATCGCCGCGGCCGTCACACCCTCTCGGAACGACCCCGGCAACATCGACTACGAGGCGCACGAGATCGTCGACGACGCGGGCACGTTCATCATCTACGAACGTTGGGAGAACCGTGCGGTGCTCGACGCCCATCTGAGCGCACCGCGGATGCGGGAACTCGTCCCTCAGATGCTCGAACTGATCGACGGTTCCATCGAGGACGGCATCCGATTGCTGCGCCCGTTCCGGCCCTCCCACTAGAGGAATCCTCGTCGGCGGGACTGTCCCCGCGGCGGCAGTGTCGCCACCACTGCCGGACGACACGAACGTTTCCATCACGAACGGTGCCGGTGCCCCGCGCACTTCTCTGCGCGGCACCGGCACCACCGCATGCCACGAAAGAGGGAACATGACGACCACACTGATCACCGGCGGCAACAGGGG is part of the Rhodococcus sp. SGAir0479 genome and encodes:
- a CDS encoding helix-turn-helix transcriptional regulator produces the protein MTVGVDPTALVGRDRELAELTDFVGRAATDGAAVLLTGDPGVGKTALLDATADLARTTSMRVIRGRGVEYETDISFAGLHELVAPLSREIDGLPSAVREVLEVALGLGIGPAPDRLAVLNAALVLFSEAAKEQPLLVVVDDLHSLDDASRSTLAFVARRLAGRRIGLLAAWRPETDGSFRPTGLTELVVAPLDDTDALRLLSTRFVHLPVRILQTVAREAQGNPLALLEFAGASSVSGPADLHGTGWTSGQGRDVRALYAARVERLPQRTRDLLLLAALEGSGDLVLLTAAGGPGTLDGLAPAERDHLLEVAENARTVRFRHPLVRSAVVDGATGEQRRSAHHRLADALIDHPERRGDHLARATTVPDEAVASVVETAAQSSLRRGDAAGAVARLRRAAQLSPDSGNRTRRFSRAAYIAAWVAGHLDTSHEIMREMHEDPPKALATSAAAAFLVLVTEGDADTAHALLLKLVEERVDPSELPRGELETALFTLTLASHYSGRDEHWRPLIDVVGPLPEDSPAAAVSVGRIHYAPGSVTDDMLRRLDDEIAHLKDQADADLIIRTALAASYLDRLSGCREAVSRVVRDDGAMGASMPGLMFVALDDLHSGRWQSSADAAAELVALCEKTGYHLFGQVGRYVAAMVEAQRGDLDACRAHCQDIWSWSAPRRLRRLENCAHQAAARAAIGATDFDTAFRHATAICPPGALPSFNPEALWTATDLVESALRTGRAVEARRHAEALCATGVERVSPRWALSAAAATAMTSEPDDMVRRFEEALALPGIERWPFEVGRAHLAYGEELRRRGRTREARVQLSAACARFERVGARPWEARAKAELRATGMARAPRGDAGTRLTPQELEVARLAATGLSNPQIASRLFLSPRTVSSHLYRLFPKLGITSRGALRDALDALPPDAPTTR
- a CDS encoding PaaI family thioesterase — its product is MASDAERALGLADGADPAEVNAFLNKGFGEALGLEFTELTADRVRAQWKVTPALYQPWGIMHGGVHCAVIESVASIAASLWLGDRGHVVGVNNNTDFLRAARDGVLFAEATPVHRGRSQQLWLVTVTDEQERLVARGQVRLQNITETSSLGNK
- a CDS encoding tyrosine-type recombinase/integrase, which translates into the protein MSDDGRLLDAWFGEFLVHRSTAKPSPHTLKAYRQDFAGICEHLSAQTGVPAQQLTVDVITKQAMQQAFASFAATHEVASIRRCWSTWNTLCDFLFSLDAIVANPMSAVLRPKAAKRIPKALPADAVARLIATLQEDDRDGVRPWGERDFAIILTALLTGMRSSELIAVNIGDVRGVSEAGTDAVRVILVRGKGSKERVATAEPALVATLTGYLESRAARFPDSTKRRVPTDAAVWQRFRGSDPLFVGADGARITRGTLQYRVLRAYRRAGINGERAKGALTHQFRHTFATNMADENVSIFTLMRMLGHESMNTTQVYTEGAGTGVREAAARNPLYRLLDGV
- a CDS encoding putative quinol monooxygenase, which encodes MTATPDGYVTVIWEAHAKAGREADLKAFIAAAVTPSRNDPGNIDYEAHEIVDDAGTFIIYERWENRAVLDAHLSAPRMRELVPQMLELIDGSIEDGIRLLRPFRPSH
- a CDS encoding NAD(P)/FAD-dependent oxidoreductase → MSTPSPEPHRHRVVVIGSGFGGLFATQALKRAPVDVTLVARTTHHLFQPLLYQVATGILSVGDIAPATRMVLRKQKNVEVLLGDVEAIDLAAGKVTSRLLERETVTEFDSLIVAAGAGQSYFGNDHFAEFAPGMKTIDDALELRGRILGAFEQAELSDDPEERRRLLTFVVVGAGPTGVELAGQIAELAHRTLAGAFRRIDPRESRVILLDGAPAVLPVYGGKLSRKAAERLEKLGVEIQLNAMVTDVDVDGLVVRHKDGSETRIESQCKVWSAGVQASPLGRQLGEQSGAEVDRAGRVHVNPDLTLPGYPNVFVIGDMMSLDKLPGLAQVAMQGGKYAAKQIKASLDGASPGDRPPFKYFDKGSMATISRYSAVAKVGKLEITGFIGWVMWLVIHLMYLIGFRSRLSTVISWTVSFIGRGRAQMASTEQQVFARNAIDELQEQSRSRHADRSREAG
- a CDS encoding MFS transporter, with protein sequence MIIGVLMLVEIISAFETSMVYAAIPTFIKEFNSDAATVGWAVTAFLLVAAASAAVCGRLGDMYGRERVLVVLLAAAAIGSVISAIGDSIGSIIVGRAIQGVAGAILPLCIGLAREHLPAIKVPVAIAVISGSAVAAGSASLLVAGYMLDHASWHMIFVVAAVYAVMALLLVLFVLPWRPPVGTTQRVDYLGTVAFAPAIAAVLLGINKSGAWGWTDAKTLGLIIGGIAVLALWVLWELRVTDPIVNVRLFTDRKVALTMLATLAISVGPLGISTMIIPLILQSPTSAPFGLGISPTNAGWLSFIGSMFGFVCTPLSGRISRAVGSRSAMLLGTTLFTISSAMLIIFHDSVAGMVAMIITVSVGTAFAYTAMPNLIVEAVPESNTSEATGTNSVLRTGGQGIGTSIATMLLASSATAAGSAAPTVSGLNTVATMMVVLGLVTIGFTLLIRRGSVFKDA